The following coding sequences lie in one Burkholderia cepacia genomic window:
- the recR gene encoding recombination mediator RecR yields the protein MKQPSALSALVEALRVLPGVGPKSAQRMAVHLMQHDREGAERLGRSLLFATEHLQHCEKCNTFTEAQICEVCSDEERDPTLLCVVETPADQIMLEQTMTYRGLYFVLMGRLSPLDGIGPKEIHFDRLVRRASDGIVKEVVLATNFTNEGEATAHYLGQTLKARGLAVTRLARGVPVGGELEYVDAGTIARAMLDRRTM from the coding sequence ATGAAACAGCCGTCCGCCCTGTCTGCTCTCGTCGAAGCGTTGCGCGTGCTGCCCGGCGTCGGGCCGAAATCCGCGCAGCGCATGGCGGTCCACCTGATGCAGCACGACCGCGAAGGCGCGGAGCGGCTTGGCCGGTCGCTGCTGTTCGCGACCGAGCACCTGCAGCACTGCGAAAAGTGCAACACGTTCACCGAAGCGCAGATCTGCGAGGTCTGCAGCGACGAGGAGCGTGATCCGACGCTGCTGTGCGTCGTCGAGACGCCCGCCGACCAGATCATGCTCGAGCAGACGATGACGTACCGCGGGCTGTATTTCGTGTTGATGGGGCGACTGAGCCCGCTCGACGGGATCGGCCCGAAGGAAATCCACTTCGACCGCCTCGTGCGGCGCGCGTCCGACGGTATCGTCAAGGAAGTCGTGCTCGCGACCAACTTCACGAACGAAGGCGAAGCCACCGCGCATTACCTTGGTCAGACGCTGAAGGCGCGCGGCCTCGCGGTCACGCGCCTTGCGCGCGGCGTGCCGGTGGGCGGTGAACTCGAATACGTCGACGCGGGCACCATCGCCCGCGCGATGCTCGATCGCCGCACGATGTAA
- a CDS encoding YbaB/EbfC family nucleoid-associated protein, whose protein sequence is MLKGNLAGLMKQAQQMQENMKKMQEQLALIEVEGQSGAGLVKVTMTCRNEVRRVAIDPSLLADDKDMLEDLVAAAFNDAVRKAEATSQEKMSGMTSGLPLPPGFKLPF, encoded by the coding sequence ATGTTGAAAGGCAACCTCGCCGGACTGATGAAGCAAGCGCAGCAAATGCAGGAAAACATGAAGAAGATGCAGGAGCAGCTTGCGCTGATCGAAGTCGAAGGGCAGTCGGGCGCCGGCCTCGTCAAGGTGACGATGACGTGCCGCAACGAAGTGCGCCGCGTCGCGATCGACCCGAGCCTGCTCGCGGACGACAAGGACATGCTCGAGGATCTCGTCGCCGCTGCGTTCAACGACGCCGTGCGCAAGGCCGAAGCGACGTCGCAGGAAAAGATGAGCGGCATGACGTCGGGCCTGCCGCTGCCCCCGGGCTTCAAGCTGCCGTTCTGA
- a CDS encoding DNA polymerase III subunit gamma/tau: MTYQVLARKWRPKDFASLVGQEHVVRALTHALDGGRLHHAYLFTGTRGVGKTTLSRIFAKALNCETGVTSQPCGVCRACREIDEGRFVDYVEMDAASNRGVDEMAALLERAVYAPVDARFKVYMIDEVHMLTNHAFNAMLKTLEEPPPHVKFILATTDPQKIPVTVLSRCLQFNLKQMPAGHIVSHLERILGEEQITFEQQALRLLARAAQGSMRDALSLTDQAIAYSANEVTESAVSGMLGALDQTYMVRLLDALAAGSGPEILTIADEMSLRSLSFSTALQDLASLLHRIAWAQFAPGSVLDEWPEAADLRRFAETLSPEQVQLFYQIATVGRAELGLAPDEYAGFTMTLLRMLAFEPAVAAGSAPGGQPSVPRAVPAPRAAAASAAAAKPVAAAPVEAVRPPAAAPAAPIAPVARSAPARSEGEASPPAAKPAAVQAPAPVPVDAPVIETPQPGTDVVQQAAPDLPPPARNEPEPPGAAAAAVAPQIEEPVAQAAPVPRAAPPEPAARPAARAGGAAAALDVLRNAGMRVSSDRGRAGAAPKPAAQPVAEKPAASRPAVQVPTPRAAARAPQAAESRQASPPWEDIPPDDYVPLSADEMFGGPDDGFVPEFNSGPDDVRVMPKPAETRPSAPVDARPLPPAIALDPLGFDGEWPALAARLSLKGVAYQLAFNSELTAVDATTLKLSVPVPQYADAAQVAKLKAALADALGKPVEVAVEVGPARRTAAALDAAARAARQREAEQEIHGDPFVQQLVRDFGARIVEGSVRPLADSAPDGVPPTLH; this comes from the coding sequence ATGACCTATCAAGTTCTCGCACGCAAGTGGCGTCCGAAGGATTTCGCTTCGCTCGTCGGCCAGGAGCACGTCGTCAGGGCGCTTACGCACGCGCTCGACGGCGGGCGTCTCCATCACGCCTATCTGTTTACCGGAACCCGCGGTGTCGGCAAGACGACGCTGTCGCGGATCTTCGCCAAGGCACTCAACTGTGAAACCGGCGTCACGTCGCAGCCGTGCGGCGTGTGCCGCGCCTGTCGCGAGATCGACGAGGGCCGTTTCGTCGATTACGTCGAAATGGATGCCGCGAGCAACCGCGGCGTCGACGAGATGGCCGCGCTGCTCGAGCGCGCGGTGTACGCGCCTGTCGATGCGCGCTTCAAGGTCTACATGATCGACGAAGTGCACATGCTGACGAACCACGCGTTCAACGCGATGCTGAAGACGCTCGAAGAGCCGCCGCCGCACGTCAAGTTCATCCTCGCGACGACCGATCCGCAGAAGATTCCCGTTACCGTGCTGTCGCGCTGCCTGCAGTTCAACCTGAAGCAGATGCCGGCCGGGCACATCGTGTCGCATCTCGAGCGGATCCTCGGCGAAGAGCAGATCACGTTCGAGCAGCAGGCGCTGCGCCTGCTCGCGCGTGCGGCGCAGGGCAGCATGCGCGATGCACTGTCGCTCACCGACCAGGCGATCGCCTATTCGGCGAACGAAGTGACCGAGTCGGCCGTGTCGGGCATGCTCGGCGCGCTCGACCAGACTTACATGGTGCGCCTGCTCGACGCGCTCGCGGCTGGCAGCGGCCCCGAAATCCTCACGATTGCCGACGAAATGTCGCTGCGCAGCCTGTCGTTCTCGACCGCGCTGCAGGATCTCGCGAGCCTGCTGCACCGGATCGCGTGGGCGCAGTTCGCCCCGGGATCGGTACTCGACGAATGGCCGGAAGCGGCCGACCTGCGCCGTTTCGCGGAGACACTGAGCCCCGAACAGGTGCAGTTGTTCTATCAGATCGCGACGGTCGGCCGTGCGGAGCTCGGTCTCGCGCCGGACGAGTACGCCGGTTTCACGATGACGCTGCTGCGGATGCTCGCGTTCGAGCCGGCGGTTGCCGCCGGCAGTGCGCCGGGCGGCCAGCCGTCCGTGCCGCGGGCCGTGCCGGCTCCGCGCGCTGCCGCGGCATCGGCCGCTGCGGCGAAGCCCGTAGCGGCTGCGCCCGTCGAGGCGGTGCGTCCGCCGGCGGCTGCCCCGGCTGCCCCGATCGCACCCGTCGCGCGTTCGGCACCTGCTCGGTCCGAAGGCGAAGCCAGCCCGCCCGCCGCGAAGCCGGCTGCCGTTCAGGCGCCCGCACCGGTGCCGGTTGACGCACCCGTCATTGAAACACCACAGCCGGGAACGGATGTCGTGCAGCAAGCAGCGCCGGACCTGCCGCCGCCTGCCCGCAACGAGCCCGAGCCGCCTGGGGCGGCCGCTGCCGCGGTTGCGCCGCAAATCGAAGAACCGGTCGCACAGGCCGCACCGGTGCCGCGCGCTGCGCCGCCGGAGCCGGCTGCACGTCCGGCCGCGCGCGCAGGCGGTGCCGCCGCCGCGCTCGACGTGCTGCGCAATGCGGGAATGCGCGTGTCGTCCGATCGCGGGCGCGCAGGCGCGGCGCCGAAACCGGCAGCCCAGCCGGTCGCCGAGAAGCCGGCCGCATCGCGTCCCGCCGTGCAGGTGCCGACGCCGCGTGCCGCGGCTCGTGCGCCGCAGGCTGCCGAGTCGCGCCAGGCCTCGCCGCCGTGGGAAGACATTCCGCCCGACGACTACGTGCCGCTCAGCGCCGACGAGATGTTCGGCGGCCCGGACGACGGCTTCGTGCCGGAGTTCAACAGCGGTCCCGACGATGTGCGCGTGATGCCGAAGCCGGCGGAAACGCGTCCGTCCGCGCCGGTCGATGCGCGACCGTTGCCGCCCGCCATCGCGCTGGATCCGCTCGGCTTCGACGGCGAATGGCCGGCGCTGGCCGCGCGGTTGTCGTTGAAGGGCGTCGCGTACCAGCTCGCCTTCAACAGCGAACTGACGGCCGTCGATGCGACCACCCTGAAACTTTCGGTGCCGGTGCCGCAGTACGCGGACGCCGCGCAGGTGGCGAAGCTGAAGGCGGCGCTGGCCGACGCGCTCGGCAAACCGGTCGAGGTGGCCGTCGAGGTCGGGCCCGCACGGCGCACCGCGGCGGCGCTCGATGCGGCCGCGCGCGCGGCACGCCAGCGCGAGGCCGAGCAGGAGATTCACGGCGATCCGTTCGTCCAGCAGCTCGTGCGCGACTTCGGTGCGCGCATCGTCGAGGGTTCGGTTCGTCCGCTCGCCGATTCGGCGCCGGACGGCGTGCCGCCGACGTTGCATTGA
- the trxA gene encoding thioredoxin TrxA: MSEQIKHISDASFEQDVVKSDKPVLVDFWAEWCGPCKMIAPILDEVAKDYGDKLQIAKINVDDNQATPAKFGVRGIPTLILFKNGAAAAQKVGALSKSQLTAFLDSHL, from the coding sequence ATGAGCGAACAGATCAAACACATCAGCGACGCATCGTTCGAACAGGACGTCGTCAAATCCGACAAGCCCGTGCTCGTCGATTTCTGGGCCGAATGGTGCGGCCCGTGCAAGATGATCGCCCCGATCCTCGACGAAGTCGCGAAGGACTACGGCGACAAGCTGCAGATCGCGAAAATCAACGTCGACGACAATCAGGCGACGCCCGCGAAGTTCGGCGTGCGCGGCATCCCGACGCTGATCCTGTTCAAGAACGGCGCGGCCGCCGCGCAGAAGGTCGGCGCGCTGTCGAAGTCGCAGCTCACCGCATTCCTGGACAGCCACCTGTAA
- the rho gene encoding transcription termination factor Rho — MHLSELKSLHVSELIEMANGLEIENANRLRKQELMFAILKKRAKTGETIFGDGTLEVLPDGFGFLRSPEMSYLASTDDIYISPSQIRRFNLHTGDTIEGEVRTPKDGERYFALVKVDKVNGQPPEASKHKIMFENLTPLHPNKPLSLEREMRGEENVTGRIIDMIAPIGKGQRGLLVASPKSGKTVMLQHIAHAIKQNHPDVILFVLLIDERPEEVTEMQRSVAGEVIASTFDEPATRHVQVAEMVIEKAKRLVEMKHDVVILLDSITRLARAYNTVIPASGKVLTGGVDANALQRPKRFFGAARNIEEGGSLTIIGTALIETGSRMDDVIYEEFKGTGNMEVHLERRLAEKRVYPSINLNKSGTRREEMLIKPEILQKIWVLRKFIHDMDEVEAMEFLLDKIRQTKSNSEFFDLMRRGG; from the coding sequence ATGCATTTATCCGAGCTCAAGTCTCTGCACGTCTCCGAACTGATCGAAATGGCCAATGGCCTGGAGATCGAAAACGCGAACCGCCTGCGCAAGCAGGAGTTGATGTTTGCCATTCTTAAAAAGCGCGCCAAGACGGGAGAGACGATCTTCGGCGACGGTACGCTCGAAGTGCTGCCGGACGGCTTCGGTTTCCTGCGCTCGCCGGAAATGTCGTACCTCGCGAGCACCGACGACATCTACATCAGCCCGTCGCAGATCCGCCGCTTCAACCTGCACACCGGCGACACCATCGAAGGTGAAGTCCGCACGCCGAAGGACGGCGAGCGATACTTCGCGCTGGTGAAGGTCGACAAAGTCAACGGGCAGCCGCCCGAGGCCTCGAAACACAAGATCATGTTCGAGAACCTCACGCCGCTGCACCCGAACAAGCCGCTGTCGCTCGAACGCGAAATGCGCGGCGAAGAGAACGTCACGGGCCGCATCATCGACATGATCGCGCCGATCGGCAAGGGCCAGCGCGGCCTGCTCGTCGCGTCGCCGAAGTCGGGCAAGACCGTGATGCTCCAGCACATCGCACACGCGATCAAGCAGAACCACCCGGACGTGATCCTGTTCGTGCTGCTGATCGACGAACGCCCTGAAGAAGTGACCGAAATGCAGCGCTCGGTCGCCGGCGAAGTGATCGCGTCGACGTTCGACGAACCGGCCACGCGCCACGTCCAGGTCGCCGAAATGGTGATCGAGAAGGCCAAGCGCCTCGTCGAAATGAAGCACGACGTCGTGATCCTGCTCGACTCGATCACGCGTCTCGCCCGCGCGTACAACACCGTGATCCCCGCATCGGGCAAGGTGCTGACGGGTGGTGTCGACGCAAACGCACTGCAGCGTCCGAAGCGCTTCTTCGGCGCCGCGCGCAACATCGAGGAAGGCGGTTCGCTGACGATCATCGGCACCGCGCTGATCGAAACCGGCAGCCGCATGGACGACGTGATCTACGAAGAGTTCAAGGGCACCGGCAACATGGAAGTGCACCTCGAGCGCCGCCTCGCGGAAAAGCGCGTCTACCCGTCGATCAACCTGAACAAGTCGGGCACGCGTCGCGAAGAAATGCTGATCAAGCCCGAGATCCTTCAGAAGATCTGGGTGCTGCGCAAGTTCATCCACGACATGGACGAAGTCGAGGCCATGGAATTCCTGCTCGACAAGATCCGCCAGACGAAGAGCAACTCCGAGTTCTTCGACCTGATGCGCCGCGGCGGCTGA
- a CDS encoding MerR family transcriptional regulator: MPNDAPTPLLTVSDAASRLGVTPRTLKYYEERGLVTPSRSGGRYRLYDEADLERFARILRLRALGFSLHGITEMLKRPLEETGDGRRRYSDASLRDIRTGLADQIDTLDRRIAAVQRELKEAVALRKELQHDIDYVERRLAGENPDALIAQRQAEAGTRRTHKDRE, from the coding sequence ATGCCGAACGACGCCCCCACCCCGCTGCTGACCGTGAGCGACGCCGCATCGCGGCTCGGCGTCACGCCGCGCACGCTGAAGTATTACGAAGAGCGCGGGCTCGTCACGCCATCGCGCAGCGGCGGCCGCTACCGCCTCTATGACGAAGCCGACCTCGAGCGCTTCGCGCGCATCCTGCGGCTACGCGCGCTCGGCTTCTCGCTGCACGGCATCACCGAAATGCTGAAGCGCCCGCTGGAAGAAACGGGCGACGGCCGGCGCCGCTATTCGGATGCGTCGCTGCGCGACATCCGCACAGGCCTTGCCGACCAGATCGACACGCTGGACCGGCGGATCGCGGCGGTCCAGCGCGAACTGAAGGAAGCCGTCGCGCTGCGCAAGGAACTGCAGCACGACATCGACTACGTCGAGCGGCGACTCGCCGGTGAAAACCCCGATGCGCTGATCGCGCAGCGGCAGGCCGAAGCCGGTACGCGGCGCACGCACAAGGATCGCGAATGA
- a CDS encoding MFS transporter: MNAGAGRPPLWSRANLRTDLFPWALALVTGVDYFDNAVFSFFASYIAGGINASPDELVWSSSAYAVTAVLGILQQQWWVDRLGHRRYVAGCMLMFSFGAIAAALADTSLQLAFARGFQGYFIGPMMGACRILIQISFKPQERPPATRAFLIMILLGSALAPIVGGLLVAHSTWRALFACTAPAGIAFAILALLTLPDSGRTPDDERGSGHFWPYVVFALAQGALQIVLQQVHYQLYSGSPMLILLTIAGIGALAWFAYHQWNHPTPLVRLHAFRERTFQVGLLLYMFYYYETTGFSYLTSRFLEGGLGYPVENAGRLVGTMSLISATALFAYLRYAKFVTHKKWFVVPGFAIAVTAALWMTRMTPQVGEAALIVPLLLRGLLLLFIVLPVANLTFRIFAIDEYTHGYRLKNIVRQLTISFATSSVIIVEQHRVAVHQTRLVERANVFDPLFQQTVDALTRSYAAAGHALNEAHALAIASIARMVAQQASFLASLDGFYFLAGVALVGGVFAAWQKEID, translated from the coding sequence ATGAACGCGGGGGCCGGTCGCCCGCCGCTGTGGAGCCGTGCGAACCTGCGCACGGACCTGTTCCCGTGGGCACTCGCACTCGTCACCGGTGTCGACTACTTCGACAACGCGGTCTTCTCGTTCTTCGCCAGCTATATCGCCGGCGGCATCAACGCGTCGCCCGACGAACTCGTCTGGTCGTCGAGCGCGTACGCGGTCACGGCCGTGCTCGGGATCCTGCAGCAGCAATGGTGGGTCGACCGGCTCGGCCATCGCCGCTACGTCGCCGGCTGCATGCTGATGTTCTCGTTCGGCGCGATCGCGGCCGCGCTCGCCGATACGTCGCTGCAACTCGCGTTCGCGCGCGGTTTCCAGGGGTACTTCATCGGCCCGATGATGGGTGCGTGCCGCATCCTGATCCAGATCAGCTTCAAGCCGCAGGAGCGGCCGCCCGCGACGCGCGCATTTCTGATCATGATCCTGCTCGGCAGCGCACTCGCGCCGATCGTCGGCGGGCTGCTGGTCGCGCATTCGACGTGGCGCGCCCTGTTCGCGTGCACGGCGCCGGCCGGCATCGCATTCGCGATCCTCGCGCTGCTCACGCTGCCCGACTCGGGCCGCACGCCCGACGACGAACGCGGCTCCGGACACTTCTGGCCGTATGTCGTGTTCGCGCTCGCGCAAGGCGCGCTGCAGATCGTGCTGCAGCAGGTGCATTACCAGCTCTACAGCGGCTCGCCGATGCTGATCCTGCTGACGATCGCGGGAATCGGCGCGCTCGCGTGGTTCGCGTATCACCAGTGGAACCACCCGACGCCGCTCGTGCGGCTGCATGCGTTTCGAGAGCGGACCTTCCAGGTCGGGCTGCTGCTCTACATGTTCTATTACTACGAGACGACAGGTTTCAGTTACCTGACGTCGCGGTTTCTCGAAGGCGGGCTCGGCTATCCGGTCGAGAACGCCGGACGCCTGGTGGGCACGATGTCGCTGATTTCGGCCACCGCGCTGTTCGCGTACCTGCGTTATGCGAAGTTCGTCACGCACAAGAAGTGGTTCGTCGTGCCGGGATTCGCGATCGCCGTCACGGCCGCGCTGTGGATGACGCGCATGACGCCGCAGGTCGGCGAAGCCGCGCTGATCGTGCCGCTGCTGCTGCGCGGACTGCTGCTGCTCTTCATCGTGCTGCCGGTGGCCAACCTGACGTTCCGGATCTTCGCGATCGACGAATATACGCATGGCTACCGGCTGAAGAACATCGTCCGGCAACTGACGATCTCGTTCGCGACGTCGTCGGTGATCATCGTCGAGCAGCATCGCGTCGCCGTGCACCAGACGCGGCTCGTCGAGCGCGCGAACGTGTTCGACCCGCTATTTCAGCAGACCGTCGACGCGCTGACGCGCAGCTATGCCGCAGCGGGCCACGCGCTGAACGAGGCGCACGCCCTCGCGATCGCTTCGATCGCGCGGATGGTCGCGCAACAAGCGTCGTTCCTCGCGTCGCTCGACGGCTTTTACTTCCTGGCGGGCGTCGCGCTCGTCGGTGGCGTCTTCGCAGCATGGCAAAAAGAGATCGATTGA
- a CDS encoding zinc-dependent peptidase, which translates to MLSKLTRWFDDRRRDRALRSHPISDALWQDTVERLPFLATLAPDALGRLRELTSLFVAKKSFSTAHGLELTDEMIVAIAAQACLPVLNLDLSLYDGWVGVVVYPGEFVIRKTVQDEDGVVHEVEQDASGEAWEGGPVILSWEDAQMTDGRDAYNVVIHEFAHKIDMVNGAADGYPPLFRRWHAPHLDAQAWADVFEHAYDQFCARVDAVPDRAWARFERDSLIDPYAADHPSEFFAVCSEALFVRPKAFESEFPELYRLLARYYRQDPAGTGALDAR; encoded by the coding sequence ATGCTCTCGAAACTCACCCGCTGGTTCGACGACCGCCGCCGCGACCGTGCGCTGCGCAGCCACCCGATCTCCGACGCGCTGTGGCAGGACACCGTCGAGCGACTGCCGTTCCTCGCGACGCTGGCGCCTGATGCGCTCGGCCGGCTGCGGGAGCTGACGAGCCTGTTCGTCGCGAAGAAATCGTTCTCGACCGCGCACGGGCTGGAGCTGACCGACGAGATGATCGTCGCGATCGCCGCGCAAGCCTGCCTGCCCGTGCTGAATCTCGACCTGTCGCTGTACGACGGCTGGGTCGGCGTCGTCGTGTATCCGGGCGAATTCGTGATCCGCAAGACCGTGCAGGACGAGGACGGCGTGGTCCACGAAGTCGAACAGGACGCGAGCGGCGAGGCCTGGGAAGGCGGCCCGGTGATCCTGTCGTGGGAAGACGCGCAAATGACGGACGGCCGGGACGCGTACAACGTCGTGATCCACGAATTCGCGCACAAGATCGACATGGTCAACGGCGCGGCCGACGGCTATCCGCCCCTGTTTCGCCGCTGGCACGCGCCGCATCTCGATGCGCAGGCCTGGGCCGACGTGTTCGAGCATGCGTACGACCAGTTCTGCGCACGTGTCGACGCGGTGCCGGACCGTGCGTGGGCGCGCTTCGAGCGGGACTCGTTGATTGACCCGTATGCGGCCGACCACCCGTCGGAATTCTTCGCGGTGTGCAGCGAGGCGCTGTTCGTGCGGCCGAAAGCGTTCGAGTCCGAATTTCCGGAGCTGTACCGGCTGCTCGCGCGCTACTACCGGCAGGATCCGGCCGGCACCGGCGCACTCGACGCACGTTGA
- a CDS encoding type B 50S ribosomal protein L31 encodes MKEGIHPNYREVVFQDMSNGFKFITRSTIQTRENIELDGKTYPLAKIEVSSESHSFYTGQQKIMDTAGRVEKFKNKFGVRASGKAK; translated from the coding sequence ATGAAAGAAGGCATCCACCCGAATTACCGCGAAGTCGTCTTCCAAGACATGTCGAACGGCTTCAAGTTCATCACGCGCTCGACGATCCAGACGCGCGAAAACATCGAACTCGACGGCAAGACCTACCCGCTCGCCAAGATCGAAGTGTCGTCGGAATCGCACTCGTTCTACACGGGTCAGCAAAAGATCATGGACACGGCAGGCCGTGTCGAGAAGTTCAAGAACAAGTTCGGCGTTCGCGCCAGCGGCAAGGCGAAGTAA
- a CDS encoding ArnT family glycosyltransferase, translating to MPDARNRLVRARPRRTRAHNKTLICMKPVVRLTASATRALPRWLLLTLCLVYAAFGLFGRDPWKNEDAAGFGVMWTMAKGGWHDWLLPNLVGKFITTDGPLGYWLGALSIRGLGPWVDASNASRVDTGVLFCVACAFVWYAAYLLGRRAEVQPFKYAFGGEPEPRDYGRTLADGALLVLVACFGLAERGHETTPQLAQFAWIAMLVYGIVRGIDKPMQGALWWGVAIGLVALSGNPVLVVALLAGTAALWLVTPEMRNLRLPLIGVPLAAAIFALWPLAAFVAAPDDAAWFFNQWIHGSLMRFSGPPTAVLGYAAKNLPLFTWPAWPLAIWAWWSWAGMRRRAHVAIPLSVAVPLVALVILQSQQSNRMYMLLLPPLAVLATFALPTLKRGAINAIDWFAVLSFTILGTFVWLVWLASLTGFPHPLARNLARLVPGYEPHFKILSFICAVIATVCWCFLVRWRISRQPKVLWRSVVLSGAGTTLMWVLLMTLWLPIVNYGRTYRDVAQQIAVHLPSDYECISPVRLGDAQIATFAYFGNMRFDFSGDCDVILRQDHADFGEPSSMSQYVWRLVWEGRRVADRDERFRLYERIERPKAPVKKRPPRRQAAD from the coding sequence ATGCCGGATGCTCGAAACCGGCTCGTCCGCGCGCGACCGCGCCGGACGCGCGCCCATAACAAAACGCTCATCTGCATGAAGCCTGTCGTCCGTCTCACCGCCTCCGCCACGCGTGCGCTACCGCGCTGGCTGCTGCTCACGCTCTGCCTCGTCTACGCGGCGTTCGGCCTGTTCGGCCGCGACCCGTGGAAAAACGAGGACGCGGCGGGCTTCGGCGTGATGTGGACGATGGCCAAGGGTGGCTGGCACGACTGGCTGCTGCCGAACCTCGTCGGCAAGTTCATCACGACCGACGGGCCGCTCGGCTACTGGCTCGGCGCGCTGTCGATCCGCGGCCTCGGCCCGTGGGTCGATGCCAGCAACGCGTCGCGCGTCGATACGGGCGTACTGTTCTGCGTCGCGTGCGCATTCGTCTGGTACGCGGCCTACCTGCTCGGCCGGCGCGCCGAAGTCCAGCCGTTCAAATACGCATTCGGCGGCGAACCCGAGCCGCGCGACTACGGCCGCACGCTCGCCGACGGCGCGCTGCTGGTGCTCGTCGCATGTTTCGGCCTCGCGGAGCGCGGCCATGAAACGACGCCGCAGCTTGCGCAGTTCGCATGGATCGCGATGCTCGTCTACGGGATCGTGCGCGGCATCGACAAGCCGATGCAGGGCGCGCTGTGGTGGGGCGTCGCGATCGGCCTCGTCGCGCTGTCCGGCAACCCCGTGCTGGTCGTCGCGCTGCTCGCCGGCACGGCCGCGCTGTGGCTCGTCACGCCCGAGATGCGCAACCTGCGCCTGCCGCTGATCGGCGTGCCGCTCGCGGCCGCGATCTTCGCACTGTGGCCGCTTGCCGCGTTCGTCGCGGCGCCCGACGACGCCGCATGGTTCTTCAACCAATGGATCCACGGCAGCCTGATGCGCTTTTCGGGCCCGCCGACCGCGGTGCTCGGCTATGCGGCAAAGAACCTGCCGCTGTTCACCTGGCCCGCGTGGCCGCTCGCGATCTGGGCCTGGTGGAGCTGGGCCGGCATGCGCCGCCGGGCGCACGTCGCGATTCCGCTGTCGGTCGCCGTGCCGCTCGTCGCGCTCGTGATCCTGCAAAGCCAGCAGTCGAACCGCATGTACATGCTGCTGCTGCCGCCGCTCGCCGTGCTCGCGACGTTCGCGCTGCCGACCCTGAAGCGCGGCGCGATCAACGCGATCGACTGGTTCGCGGTGCTGAGCTTCACGATCCTCGGCACCTTCGTGTGGCTCGTGTGGCTCGCGTCGCTCACCGGCTTCCCGCATCCGCTCGCACGCAACCTCGCGCGCCTCGTGCCCGGCTACGAACCGCACTTCAAGATCCTGTCGTTCATCTGCGCAGTGATCGCCACGGTGTGCTGGTGCTTCCTCGTGCGCTGGCGCATCTCGCGACAGCCGAAGGTCCTGTGGCGCAGCGTCGTGCTGTCGGGTGCGGGCACCACGCTGATGTGGGTACTGCTGATGACGCTGTGGCTGCCGATCGTCAACTACGGCCGGACCTATCGCGATGTCGCACAGCAGATCGCCGTGCATTTGCCATCCGACTACGAATGCATCTCGCCCGTGCGGCTCGGTGACGCACAGATCGCGACCTTCGCGTATTTCGGCAACATGCGCTTCGATTTCTCCGGCGACTGCGACGTGATCCTGCGCCAGGACCACGCGGACTTCGGCGAGCCAAGCTCGATGTCGCAATACGTGTGGCGTCTCGTGTGGGAAGGCCGCCGCGTCGCCGACCGCGACGAGCGCTTCCGCCTGTACGAGCGCATCGAACGGCCGAAGGCGCCCGTCAAGAAGCGTCCGCCGCGCCGCCAGGCGGCCGATTGA